DNA from Brevibacterium sp. 'Marine':
GTGTGGACGGCACGGCAGACTGGACGGGGTCGTTCATGACCGGCTTCTTCCCGATCATGATGTTCGCGCTTCCCGCTGCGGCTCTGGCGATCTACCGCACCGCGCACCCGAAGCGCCGCAAGGTCGTCGGCGGCATCATGCTCTCGGTGGCGCTGACGGCCTTCATCACCGGAATCACGGAGCCGCTCGAATACGCCTTCGCCTATGTCGCATTCCCGCTCTACGCGGTCCACGCCGTGCTCACCGGCACATCACTGGCGCTGGTGAATGCGCTCGGCATCAAATCCGGGTTCGGGTTCTCCGCCGGTGCGTTGGACTATCTGCTCAATCTCGGCCGGGCGTCGGAACTGTCCGGCGGCATCGGCCCCGTCCTGCTCCTGCTGGTCATCGGTCTGGGCTACGCCGTCATCTACTACTTCCTCTTCCGGTGGGCGATCATCAAATTCAATCTGCATACCCCCGGTCGCGAGGATGAATCCGAGTCCGGCACCGAGGCCCCGTCGGTCTTCGACGAGGCTCAGATCGCCGCCGAGGAGTCCACGGGCAAGAAGCGTGCACAGGACGAGGGCCGAAGCTGACCGTCCATGGAATGCTCCGGGTCCCGGTGACGTTATAGTCTCGGTTCGGCGCTCTCACCGGGTGCCGAACCGGCGGACCCGATCAGCTTCGGATCCGTCCTGACCAGTGCACACGTGACGAAAGGCGGACACCTTGACGGTTCCCACACTCACTCTCAACGACGGCAAGACGATCCCGCAGCTGGGCTTCGGCGTCTTCAAGGTCGACCCCGACGAGACCGAACGCATCGTCACCGACGCTCTCGAGGTCGGCTACCGCCACATCGACACCGCCGCCGTCTACGGCAACGAGGAAGGCGTGGGCCGGGCCATCGCGAAGTCCGGAATCGCCCGTGACGAACTCTTCATCACGACCAAGCTGTGGAACGACCGCCACGGCGCGGAAGAATCGAAGCGGGCCCTCGGAGAATCCCTGGAGAAGCTCGGCCTCGACCACGTCGACCTCTACCTCATCCATTGGCCGACCCCGGCGAACAAGAACTCCGTCGAGACCTGGGAGGCCTTCCCCGGCTACCGGGATCAGGGTCTGACCACCTCGATCGGCGTCTCGAACTTCGACCACCGCTTCCTGCCGGAGATCCTCGACACGGGCATCATCCCGGCCGTCGACCAGATCGAGGTCCACCCGCAGTTCCAGCAGGTCGAGACCCGTCCGCTGCTGGCCGAGCACGACATCAAGATCGAAGCCTGGGGTCCGCTGGGCCAGGGCAAGGTCGACTACGCGAACACCGTCATCGGTGAGATCGCCGCCGCCCATGAGAAGTCCTGGGCCCAGGCGATCATCCGCTGGCACCTGCAGAAGGGCCACGTCGTCTTCCCGAAGTCGAACAACCGCGACCGCATGCATGAGAACTTCGACGTCTTCGACTTCGAACTCACCGACGCCGAGGTGGCAGCCATCGACGCGCTCGAAAACGGCGGCCGCGTCTCCGGCGATCCTGCCGAGGTGAACTGACCGAGTCGGGTTCGACCGATACCTCGCCGAGGCGGCCCTCCCCGACCCTCGGTCGTGCCCGACGAGCCCGGTTGAGCAAAGCGAAAGCCGCCGGAGAGTTCCGACTCTCCGGCGGCTTCGTCGTTCTGTCACTCCACCGGTCGGCCGTCGACGCCGAGGACGACGGCATCGATGAGCACCGGTCCGTCGGCATGCAGCGCCTCACGATAGGCGGTCTCGAACTCCTCCCGCGTCGTGGTCCGGCGGGCTGGGACTCCGTACCCCTGTGCCAGGGAGACGAAATCGATCGTGCCCAAGGTCAGGCCCGGGGTGTCAGGAACTCCCATGCGCTCGGCGAATCCGGAGAGCGCACCGTAGCCGGAGTTGTTGACGATGACGAAGATCGTCTTCGTGCCCA
Protein-coding regions in this window:
- a CDS encoding aldo/keto reductase, producing MTVPTLTLNDGKTIPQLGFGVFKVDPDETERIVTDALEVGYRHIDTAAVYGNEEGVGRAIAKSGIARDELFITTKLWNDRHGAEESKRALGESLEKLGLDHVDLYLIHWPTPANKNSVETWEAFPGYRDQGLTTSIGVSNFDHRFLPEILDTGIIPAVDQIEVHPQFQQVETRPLLAEHDIKIEAWGPLGQGKVDYANTVIGEIAAAHEKSWAQAIIRWHLQKGHVVFPKSNNRDRMHENFDVFDFELTDAEVAAIDALENGGRVSGDPAEVN